In Euphorbia lathyris chromosome 9, ddEupLath1.1, whole genome shotgun sequence, the following are encoded in one genomic region:
- the LOC136205096 gene encoding uncharacterized protein — protein MIKFYLIPPKNSGQRKEETIAPASQVMEKGLLSVDRWTEGSQVYFLTHLHSDHTQGLTSRWNRGPLYCSRQTANLFPPRFPEFDLNLLHIVDVGVWHSISVVSPSSGSQTVLRVLPIDAHHCPGAVMFLFKGDFGCLLYTGDFRWEATNERDKRGRALLLDAIKEDRVDILYLDNTYCNPSFDFPPREVAAKQVVDIIESHPGHDIIIGIDSLGKEDLLLHISHKLNTKIWVWPERLQTMHLLGFDDIFTTRTCLTRVRAVPRYSFSIDTLEGLNEMQPTIGIMASGLPWMIKHSKGHDDGLFGSLLTSHYRKGNGDDGGSTKCVERIHEFIYSVQYSDHSCFAEIQNFIELVQPSSLKGILSSSSSSCYVDPVYYFGRLCGENRYKNDKKEGGKTVDLVGQDPCKYYRCKYRLAAKKRRFRGLTRVRRGTKIDGNDSSD, from the exons ATGATCAAATTTTATCTTATCCCGCCGAAAAACAGTGgacaaagaaaagaagaaacaatCGCTCCGGCATCTCAGGTAATGGAGAAAGGCCTACTATCGGTGGACCGGTGGACGGAGGGAAGTCAGGTTTACTTCTTGACGCATCTGCACTCAGACCATACCCAGGGGTTAACCTCCAGGTGGAATAGAGGCCCTCTCTACTGCTCTAGGCAGACCGCTAATCTCTTTCCTCCCAGGTTCCCGGAATTCGACCTCAATTTACTTCACATTGTCGATGTTGGCGTTTGGCATTCTATTTCTGTCGTTTCACCTTCCTCTGGATCCCAGACTGTACTCCGAGTCCTGCCTATTGATGCGCATCATTGTCCTG GTGCagttatgtttttatttaaagGAGATTTTGGTTGCCTTCTGTATACGGGTGATTTTCGATGGGAAGCAACAAATGAGAGGGACAAGAGAGGAAGAGCTCTGCTACTTGACGCTATTAAGGAAGATAGAGTTGATATTCTTTACTTGGACAACACATACTGTAATCCCTCTTTCGATTTTCCACCTCGGGAAGTCGCTGCTAAGCAG GTTGTGGATATTATTGAATCCCATCCAGGGCACGACATTATCATTGGGATTGACTCTTTGGGTAAAGAAGATCTTCTACTTCACATTTCACATAAGCTTAATACAAAG ATTTGGGTGTGGCCGGAACGGTTGCAGACCATGCATCTTCTGGGATTTGATGACATATTCACAACTAGAACATGTTTGACTAGAGTTCGAGCTGTTCCCCGATACAGTTTCAGCATTGATACTTTAGAGGGCTTAAATGAAATGCAGCCAACTATAGGAATTATGGCATCTGGTCTTCCATGGATGATAAAACATAGTAAAGGACACGATGATGGCCTTTTTGGTTCATTATTAACTAGTCATTACAGAAAAGGGAATGGAGATGATGGTGGTAGTACTAAATGTGTTGAAAGGATTCATGAATTCATATATTCTGTGCAGTACTCGGACCATTCATGCTTTGCTGAAATACAGAATTTTATTGAGCTTGTACAGCCAAGTAGTCTCAAAGGAATTttgtcatcatcatcatcatcttgttATGTTGATCCTGTTTACTATTTTGGTCGTCTTTGTGGAGAGAACCGATATAAAAACGATAAGAAAGAGGGAGGTAAAACGGTGGATTTGGTCGGTCAGGATCCATGTAAATACTACCGATGTAAATACAGATTGGCAGCTAAGAAAAGGAGGTTTAGGGGGCTGACAAGAGTACGTCGTGGCACCAAAATTGACGGAAATGATTCTTCTGATTGA
- the LOC136206091 gene encoding zinc finger protein CONSTANS-LIKE 14-like, with protein MGSPKSEKKERFPCDFCAEQVAVLYCRADSAKLCLFCDQHVHSANLLSRKHVRSQICDNCSKEPVSVRCATDNLVLCQECDWDAHGSCSVSASHDRTPIEGFSGCPSAAEMASLWGFDLQEKKLDQEDQDQDQPAIQHWCTPDLAMQVEPWMYKFNDGMCYQDLMVPNDKAMIYKNMSYGDGPDGDHVVTVSNERQQIPGCGKYKQVVYKQLLELFRRNLMHGEESGDGENLLPDTPSRSDWQVNADAADFGNGSDGVIGVNVVNPTPTVPQPTFQEETTPYKALLPPMDLKSSARLDAENIMWDRNVTTPTSQIWDFNLGQLRTHEESDQLEVEYVTGDAFTIKNIGELMKETSFSNAKFLGDIYQISCPITTDDITLYCNNSNNPAASQGPATSESNNLPVPRSSAESKFGKLQDSSGCCTDIQFMDQKILVRGDSMRTVPATNADMELLAKHRGSAMQRYKEKKKNRRYEKHIRYESRKVRADTRKRVKGRFVKAAETSED; from the exons ATGGGGAGCCCCAAATCggagaagaaagagaggttTCCGTGTGATTTTTGCGCCGAACAGGTGGCGGTGCTGTATTGCAGAGCCGACTCGGCGAAGCTGTGTTTGTTTTGTGATCAGCATGTTCACTCGGCGAACTTGCTTTCACGGAAACATGTCCGGTCTCAGATCTGTGATAATTGCAGTAAGGAGCCGGTTTCTGTCCGGTGTGCGACGGATAATTTGGTGCTGTGTCAGGAGTGTGATTGGGATGCGCATGGTAGTTGTTCCGTTTCCGCTTCGCATGATCGAACTCCGATTGAAGGATTTTCCGGCTGTCCGTCTGCGGCGGAGATGGCTTCTCTATGGGGATTTGATCTACAGGAGAAGAAACTGGATCAGGAGGATCAAGATCAGGATCAACCGGCGATTCAGCACTGGTGCACCCCTGATTTGGCGATGCAAGTTGAGCCTTGGATGTATAAATTTAACGATGGAATGTGTTATCAGGATTTGATGGTCCCTAATGATAAAGCAATGATTTATAAGAATATGAGTTATGGAGATGGTCCAGATGGAGATCATGTGGTCACTGTATCTAATGAGAGGCAGCAGATTCCGGGCTGTGGGAAATATAAACAGGTCGTGTATAAGCAGCTGTTGGAGTTGTTTAGGAGGAATTTGATGCACGGTGAGGAAAGCGGCGACGGAGAGAATTTGTTGCCGGATACGCCTAGCCGGAGCGATTGGCAAGTGAACGCGGATGCTGCTGATTTTGGGAACGGAAGTGATGGTGTTATTGGCGTTAACGTTGTTAATCCTACTCCTACAGTTCCTCAGCCAACGTTCCAGGAAGAAACGACACCGTATAAAGCCTTGCTTCCACCGATGGATCTGAAATCTAGTGCTCGTTTGGATGCTGAGAATATAATGTGGGATCGAAATGTCACTACTCCGACCAGTCAG ATATGGGATTTTAATTTAGGACAGCTGAGGACTCATGAAGAATCTGACCAACTAGAAGTGGAATATGTCACGGGTGATGCATTCACTATCAAGAATATTGGTGAACTTATGAAGGAAACTTCATTCAGCAACGCTAAATTTCTAGGGGATATATACCAGATTAGTTGTCCAATTACAACTGATGATATCACATTGTACTGT AACAACTCGAATAACCCGGCAGCAAGTCAGGGTCCAGCCACATCTGAGAGCAACAATTTACCTGTACCAAGGTCATCAGCAGAATCAAAATTTGGTAAGCTGCAAGATTCAAGTGGGTGCTGCACAGATATCCAGTTCATGGACCAGAAAATTCTTGTTAGAGGTGACAGCATGAGAACAGTGCCAGCAACCAATGCTGATATGGAACTGCTGGCCAAACACAGAGGTTCAGCCATGCAGCGGTacaaggaaaagaagaaaaacagaag ATATGAGAAGCACATTCGGTACGAATCAAGAAAGGTAAGAGCTGATACTAGGAAAAGAGTGAAGGGTAGATTCGTCAAGGCAGCTGAAACTTCTGAGGATTGA